In Candidatus Bipolaricaulota bacterium, one genomic interval encodes:
- a CDS encoding DMT family transporter yields MNTEALLLVLSAALCWGAAQTIAKLGLARMDLVSYASIRAGFALLLIVPYGLLVHGFRFTDWGLVGMAAFAGLIDSFFGTLLYMVAIKRTEAHAAAALSNTAPFWGVTTAVLFLGEPARWVTFAAALLVIIGAYLLITPARADPYPRSLRSGLGALGAAVLWGVGETGPAKYCLAHGMSPVEFQLVLVGTAAASWWALNLGTRAHRRRYLSRAGVGYALFTAVTGFFLGWILWLSGLQLAEASVLTPIKGGAMTLFAFVISIVMLRERPSSRAFLGAALATAGVVLVSLGT; encoded by the coding sequence ATGAACACGGAAGCGCTCCTCCTCGTCCTCAGTGCCGCCCTCTGTTGGGGAGCGGCGCAGACGATCGCCAAGCTCGGGCTCGCCCGGATGGACCTTGTCTCCTACGCCTCGATCCGAGCCGGGTTCGCGTTACTTTTGATCGTCCCCTACGGCCTTCTTGTCCATGGTTTTCGGTTCACCGACTGGGGACTTGTCGGGATGGCCGCGTTTGCCGGGCTGATCGATTCCTTCTTCGGGACGCTCCTGTACATGGTCGCGATCAAGCGGACCGAAGCGCACGCGGCGGCTGCCCTATCGAACACCGCTCCGTTCTGGGGAGTGACAACCGCTGTCCTGTTCCTCGGGGAGCCGGCGCGGTGGGTGACGTTCGCTGCCGCACTCCTCGTGATCATCGGCGCTTATCTCCTGATCACTCCGGCCCGGGCCGATCCTTATCCCCGCTCCCTCCGCAGCGGGCTGGGAGCGCTCGGGGCCGCGGTGTTGTGGGGGGTGGGGGAGACCGGACCGGCGAAATACTGCCTCGCCCACGGGATGTCACCAGTCGAGTTTCAATTGGTGCTTGTGGGGACCGCTGCCGCCTCCTGGTGGGCGCTTAATCTGGGGACCAGGGCGCATCGGAGGCGGTACCTGAGTCGGGCCGGAGTTGGGTATGCGCTGTTCACCGCAGTGACCGGGTTCTTCCTCGGTTGGATCCTGTGGCTCTCCGGGTTGCAGCTCGCCGAGGCGAGCGTTCTCACTCCGATCAAGGGTGGGGCGATGACGCTGTTCGCGTTCGTGATAAGCATCGTCATGCTGCGCGAGCGCCCGAGTTCGCGGGCGTTCCTCGGAGCGGCTCTCGCCACTGCTGGCGTTGTCCTCGTCTCGCTTGGGACCTAG